In Ensifer canadensis, a genomic segment contains:
- a CDS encoding methyltetrahydrofolate cobalamin methyltransferase has translation MTRTIVASATREIIIGFDQPFCVIGERINPTGRKKLAAEMIEGNFDTVIKDALEQVAAGATMLDVNAGVTAVNPNETEPPLLVKTLEIVQGLVDVPLSIDSSVSAAIEAALKVAKGRPLVNSVTGEEEKLEAILPLCKKYDVPVVAISNDETGISMDPDVRFAVAKKIVERAMDHGIKPHDIVVDPLVMPIGALGDAGRQVFALLRRLREELKVNTTCGLSNISFGLPHRHGINAGFIPMVIGAGMTSAIMNPCRPQEMEAVRAANVLNGTDANCTNWIRTYRDHKPAEGGHAVAAAAAPAASGGRRGGRAARTGGAAASE, from the coding sequence ATGACCCGTACCATCGTCGCTTCCGCCACCCGCGAAATCATCATCGGCTTCGACCAGCCCTTCTGCGTCATCGGCGAGCGCATCAATCCGACCGGCCGCAAGAAGCTGGCCGCGGAAATGATCGAAGGCAATTTCGACACCGTCATCAAGGACGCGCTGGAGCAGGTCGCCGCCGGTGCGACGATGCTCGACGTCAACGCCGGCGTCACCGCCGTCAACCCGAACGAGACCGAACCGCCGTTGCTGGTCAAGACGCTGGAAATCGTCCAGGGCCTTGTCGACGTGCCGCTGTCGATTGACAGCTCCGTGTCGGCGGCAATCGAGGCGGCGTTGAAGGTCGCCAAGGGCCGGCCGCTCGTCAATTCCGTCACCGGCGAAGAGGAAAAGCTGGAAGCGATCCTGCCGCTCTGCAAGAAATACGACGTGCCGGTTGTCGCCATCTCCAACGACGAAACCGGCATTTCGATGGATCCGGACGTGCGCTTCGCCGTTGCCAAGAAGATCGTCGAGCGCGCCATGGATCATGGCATCAAGCCACACGACATCGTCGTCGATCCGCTGGTCATGCCGATCGGCGCCCTGGGCGACGCCGGCCGGCAGGTGTTTGCGCTTCTGCGCCGTCTGCGCGAAGAGCTGAAGGTCAACACCACCTGCGGCCTCTCCAACATCTCCTTCGGCCTGCCGCATCGCCACGGCATCAATGCCGGCTTCATCCCCATGGTCATCGGCGCCGGTATGACGTCCGCGATCATGAACCCCTGCCGTCCGCAGGAGATGGAGGCCGTTCGCGCTGCAAACGTTCTGAACGGCACCGACGCCAACTGCACCAACTGGATCAGGACCTACCGCGACCACAAGCCGGCAGAAGGCGGCCATGCCGTGGCGGCGGCCGCAGCACCGGCAGCCTCCGGCGGTCGTCGCGGCGGGCGCGCCGCGCGCACCGGCGGAGCTGCGGCGAGCGAATAG
- a CDS encoding DUF1638 domain-containing protein yields the protein MENVSRTIERAQPEKVHVIGCGAIAREILAICQANRLDHVDLSCLPAIWHNTPEKITPGVKEAIAKARAAGFERIFVAYADCGTGGHLDRLCEEECVERIPGPHCYSFFAGNDAFASRWDDDLTAFFLTDFLARQFEAFVIEPLGLKRHPELRDMYFGHYRKLVYLSQQEDEALQAKAKEAADYLGLEYEYRFTGYGDLTKSLLSA from the coding sequence ATGGAAAACGTATCGCGCACAATAGAACGCGCACAACCGGAAAAAGTTCACGTCATCGGTTGCGGCGCAATCGCGCGCGAAATTCTGGCCATCTGCCAGGCCAACAGGCTCGACCATGTCGACCTCTCCTGTCTGCCCGCCATCTGGCACAACACGCCGGAAAAGATCACGCCGGGGGTCAAGGAGGCGATTGCCAAGGCACGTGCAGCCGGCTTCGAGCGCATCTTCGTCGCCTATGCCGATTGCGGCACCGGGGGCCACCTCGACCGGCTCTGCGAAGAAGAATGCGTCGAGCGCATTCCCGGCCCGCACTGCTATTCCTTCTTCGCCGGCAACGATGCCTTTGCCAGCCGCTGGGACGACGATCTGACCGCCTTTTTCCTCACCGACTTCCTCGCCCGCCAGTTCGAGGCCTTCGTCATCGAGCCGCTCGGCCTCAAGCGCCATCCGGAACTCCGGGATATGTATTTTGGCCATTACCGCAAGCTCGTCTACCTCTCGCAGCAGGAAGACGAAGCGCTGCAGGCAAAGGCCAAAGAAGCCGCCGATTACCTCGGCCTCGAATACGAATACCGCTTCACCGGCTATGGCGACCTGACGAAATCACTGCTGAGCGCCTGA
- a CDS encoding DUF1488 domain-containing protein — MPLSFPNQSRSFDDTRNAVRFLGHDGMFEVPFYVEAEALSRGAPTRTTEAACLLAFDAARNKIYEVAKAAYAHGRKTIYVLTAADFR, encoded by the coding sequence ATGCCACTAAGCTTCCCCAACCAAAGCCGAAGCTTCGACGATACCAGGAACGCTGTTCGCTTCCTTGGCCACGATGGCATGTTCGAAGTGCCCTTCTATGTCGAGGCGGAGGCGCTCTCGCGTGGCGCGCCGACCCGGACGACAGAAGCGGCCTGCCTTCTGGCATTCGACGCTGCACGCAACAAGATCTACGAAGTCGCAAAGGCAGCATATGCCCACGGTCGCAAGACGATCTATGTCCTGACCGCCGCGGACTTCCGTTAG
- a CDS encoding ArsR/SmtB family transcription factor yields MTYEGRVLAALADPTRRQIFERLGTGRCSVADLARSLPVSQPAISQHLKVLKEAGLVHDTPSGTRRIYSIDPAGLGPLRQWLDRFWGDQLAALKAVADRDEAI; encoded by the coding sequence ATGACTTATGAAGGCAGAGTGCTTGCGGCGTTGGCAGACCCGACGCGGCGCCAGATTTTCGAGAGGCTGGGTACCGGTCGTTGCTCGGTTGCCGATCTCGCACGGTCGTTGCCGGTGTCGCAGCCGGCAATATCGCAGCACCTGAAAGTGTTGAAAGAGGCGGGCCTTGTTCACGACACGCCTTCAGGCACGCGCCGTATCTATTCGATCGACCCCGCTGGCCTTGGTCCGCTGCGGCAATGGCTCGATCGCTTCTGGGGTGATCAACTCGCCGCCCTCAAGGCAGTGGCGGACCGCGACGAAGCCATCTGA
- a CDS encoding trimethylamine methyltransferase family protein, protein MSDVTEQDAVEGGGRRSRGEGRGAAARRASRTGGGPGPSLPYIQRKIREYEVLDEEGLELIERNADTILEEIGIEFRDDAEALELWKQAGADVRGQRVHFPKGLCRELLKTAPSEFTWHARNPARSAQVGGKATIFAPVYGPPFVRDLEGNRRYATIEDFRNFVKLAYMAPSMHSSGGTVCEPVDIPVNKRHLDMVYSHIKYSDKPFMGSVTAPERAEDTIAMAKLVFGDEFVENNCVTLNLINANSPMVFDETMVGALKVYARHNQACVLSPFILSGAMSPVTVAGTLTQILAEVLAGASFTQLIRKGAPVLFGTFAASISMQSGAPTFGTPEPSLVSYGAAQLARRLKLPFRTGGSLCGSKVPDAQAAHESANTLNMTLLAGTNFVLHAAGWLEGGLVSSYEKFMIDQDQLGMMQKMAEGIDLSEDAQALDAIREVGPGSHYLGCAHTQANFQTAFYRSPLADNNSYEQWEVEGEKRIEQRANALARSWLEHYEAPYLDPDIDEALKAFIAERKDSMPDAFT, encoded by the coding sequence ATGAGCGACGTGACAGAACAGGACGCGGTTGAGGGTGGCGGTCGCCGCTCGCGTGGCGAGGGACGGGGAGCAGCGGCGCGGCGTGCCTCGCGCACCGGCGGCGGCCCGGGGCCGTCTCTGCCCTATATCCAGCGCAAGATTCGCGAATACGAGGTTCTCGACGAGGAGGGTCTTGAGCTCATCGAGCGCAATGCCGATACGATCCTCGAGGAAATCGGCATCGAATTCCGCGACGACGCCGAAGCACTCGAACTGTGGAAACAGGCTGGTGCCGACGTGCGCGGCCAGCGCGTTCACTTTCCCAAGGGTCTTTGCCGCGAGCTTCTGAAAACGGCGCCGTCCGAATTTACCTGGCACGCCCGCAATCCCGCGCGCAGCGCCCAGGTCGGCGGCAAGGCGACGATCTTCGCACCGGTCTATGGCCCGCCCTTCGTGCGCGATCTCGAGGGTAACCGCCGTTACGCGACCATCGAGGATTTCCGCAACTTCGTGAAGCTCGCCTATATGGCGCCGTCGATGCATTCGTCCGGCGGCACGGTCTGCGAGCCGGTGGACATTCCGGTGAACAAGCGTCACCTCGACATGGTCTACAGCCACATCAAATATTCCGACAAGCCGTTCATGGGCTCGGTCACGGCACCCGAGCGCGCCGAAGACACGATCGCCATGGCGAAACTCGTTTTCGGCGACGAGTTCGTCGAGAACAATTGCGTCACGCTCAACCTGATCAACGCCAACTCGCCGATGGTCTTCGACGAGACCATGGTGGGCGCACTCAAGGTTTATGCCCGCCACAACCAGGCCTGTGTGCTTTCGCCGTTCATCCTGTCGGGCGCCATGAGCCCGGTCACTGTTGCCGGCACGCTGACGCAGATTCTCGCCGAAGTGCTGGCCGGTGCCTCGTTCACCCAGCTGATCCGCAAGGGCGCGCCGGTGCTGTTCGGCACCTTTGCCGCCTCGATCTCGATGCAGTCGGGCGCGCCGACCTTCGGCACGCCGGAGCCGTCGCTGGTTTCCTATGGCGCGGCACAGCTTGCCCGCCGCTTGAAGCTGCCGTTCCGCACCGGCGGTTCACTCTGCGGCTCGAAGGTTCCGGACGCTCAAGCCGCGCATGAATCGGCCAATACGCTGAACATGACGCTGCTTGCCGGCACCAACTTCGTGCTGCATGCGGCCGGCTGGCTCGAGGGGGGTCTCGTCTCGTCCTACGAGAAGTTCATGATCGACCAGGACCAGCTCGGCATGATGCAGAAGATGGCCGAAGGCATCGACCTCTCGGAAGACGCGCAGGCGCTCGACGCCATCCGCGAAGTCGGTCCGGGCAGTCACTACCTCGGCTGCGCCCACACCCAGGCCAATTTCCAGACCGCCTTCTACCGTTCGCCGCTCGCCGACAACAATTCCTACGAACAGTGGGAAGTGGAAGGCGAAAAGCGCATCGAGCAGCGCGCCAATGCGCTGGCCCGCAGCTGGCTGGAGCACTACGAGGCGCCTTACCTCGATCCTGATATTGACGAGGCGCTCAAGGCCTTTATCGCCGAGCGCAAGGACTCGATGCCCGACGCTTTCACCTGA
- a CDS encoding corrinoid protein, which produces MADDEIILEDLSDEELVQQMHDDLYDGLKEEIEDGTNILLKRGWTPYDVLTQALVEGMRIVGVDFRDGILFVPEVLLSANAMKAGMFILRPLLVETGAPKLGKMVIGTVKGDIHDIGKNLVGMMMEGAGFDVVDLGINNPVENYLEAIEREQPDILGMSALLTTTMPYMKVVIDTLKEKGLRDDYVVLVGGAPLNEEFGKAVGADAYCRDAAVAVETAKDFMKRKHNLLAAG; this is translated from the coding sequence ATGGCAGACGATGAAATCATTCTCGAGGACCTTTCCGACGAGGAACTTGTGCAGCAGATGCATGACGACCTCTATGACGGCCTCAAGGAGGAGATCGAGGACGGAACCAACATCCTGCTCAAGCGTGGCTGGACGCCCTACGACGTCCTGACCCAGGCACTGGTCGAAGGCATGCGGATCGTCGGCGTCGATTTCCGCGACGGCATCCTGTTCGTGCCGGAAGTTCTGCTGTCGGCCAATGCGATGAAGGCAGGCATGTTCATCCTGCGGCCGCTGCTCGTCGAAACCGGCGCGCCGAAGCTCGGCAAGATGGTGATCGGCACCGTCAAGGGCGACATTCACGACATCGGCAAGAACCTCGTCGGCATGATGATGGAAGGCGCCGGCTTCGATGTCGTCGACCTCGGCATCAACAACCCGGTCGAAAACTACCTGGAAGCGATCGAGCGCGAGCAGCCCGACATCCTCGGCATGTCGGCGCTTTTGACCACCACCATGCCCTACATGAAGGTCGTCATCGACACGCTGAAGGAAAAGGGACTGCGTGACGACTATGTCGTGCTCGTCGGCGGCGCGCCGCTCAACGAGGAATTCGGCAAGGCCGTCGGCGCCGACGCCTATTGCCGCGACGCGGCAGTCGCGGTCGAAACCGCCAAGGACTTCATGAAGCGCAAGCACAACCTGCTCGCTGCCGGCTGA
- a CDS encoding virulence factor: MADRIIVYWRDIPAQVIIKKGRTTAKRELSLRFTEAIDMCAMRTGAAETDDYLAEWRKAEPEPVSDELEAEADRAAAELEAAYDRERLVALVKAGGRDNG, from the coding sequence ATGGCAGATCGCATAATCGTCTACTGGCGCGACATCCCGGCCCAGGTCATCATCAAGAAGGGCCGCACGACCGCCAAGCGCGAGCTTTCGCTGCGCTTCACCGAGGCGATCGACATGTGCGCCATGCGCACCGGCGCTGCCGAAACCGACGATTATCTCGCCGAATGGCGCAAGGCCGAGCCAGAACCCGTCTCCGACGAACTGGAAGCGGAAGCAGACCGTGCGGCCGCCGAGCTCGAAGCCGCCTATGACCGCGAGCGCCTGGTTGCCCTCGTCAAAGCAGGAGGCCGCGACAATGGCTGA
- a CDS encoding ASKHA domain-containing protein — protein sequence MRIEGTSEIETNMTEAAHKDPLVLFMPSGKRGRFPVGTPVLDAARSLGVYVESVCGGRATCGRCQIEVQEGNFAKHKIVSSNDHISPVGPKEQRYASVRELPDGRRLSCSAQILGDLVIDVPQDTVINAQVVRKAASDRVIERNAAIQLCYVEVDEPDMHKPLGDLDRLKVMLEKDWGWKDLLIAPHLIPQVQGILRKGNWAVTAAIHRDMDSSRPFIVGLWPGLKNEAYGVACDIGSTTIAMHLVSLLSGRIVGSSGTSNPQIRFGEDLMSRVSYVMMNPDGREAMTKAVREAVNGLIGKVCAEGEVDRHDILDMVFVGNPIMHHLFLGIDPTELGQAPFALAVSGALQYWAHEIDIDVNRGARLYMLPCIAGHVGADAAGATLSEGPYRQDKMMLLVDVGTNAEIVLGNKDRVVAASSPTGPAFEGAEISSGQRAAPGAIERVRIDPETLEPRFRVIGVDKWSDEDGFAEAAAAVGVTGICGSAIIEIVAEMYLSGIISQDGVVDGAMAAKSPRIIPNGRTFSYLLHEGQQRITVTQNDIRAIQLAKAALYAGIKLLMEKLDIDHVDTIRFAGAFGSFIDPKYAMVLGLIPDCDLDEVKAVGNAAGTGALMALLNRGHRREIEQTVSKIEKIETALESKFQEHFINAMAMPNKVDAFPKLSAVVTLPERKVAADDGEGGGRRRRRSRE from the coding sequence ATGCGCATCGAAGGCACTTCCGAAATCGAGACCAACATGACCGAAGCCGCGCACAAGGATCCCCTCGTTCTGTTCATGCCATCGGGCAAGCGCGGCCGCTTCCCGGTCGGCACGCCGGTTCTCGATGCCGCCCGCTCGCTCGGGGTCTATGTCGAAAGTGTTTGCGGCGGCCGCGCCACCTGCGGGCGCTGTCAGATCGAGGTGCAGGAAGGCAACTTCGCCAAGCACAAGATCGTCTCCTCCAACGACCATATTTCGCCTGTTGGCCCGAAGGAACAGCGCTACGCCTCCGTGCGCGAACTGCCTGACGGTCGCCGGCTTTCCTGTTCCGCCCAGATTCTCGGCGATCTCGTCATCGACGTGCCGCAGGATACCGTCATCAACGCCCAGGTGGTGCGCAAGGCCGCAAGCGACCGGGTGATCGAGCGCAACGCCGCCATCCAGCTTTGCTATGTCGAGGTCGATGAGCCCGACATGCACAAGCCGCTCGGCGATCTCGACCGGCTGAAGGTGATGCTGGAGAAGGACTGGGGCTGGAAGGACCTGCTGATCGCGCCGCACCTGATTCCGCAGGTCCAGGGCATCCTGCGCAAGGGCAATTGGGCCGTGACCGCCGCCATCCACCGCGACATGGACAGTTCACGCCCCTTCATCGTCGGCCTGTGGCCGGGCCTCAAGAACGAGGCCTATGGCGTTGCCTGCGACATCGGCTCGACGACGATCGCCATGCATCTCGTCTCGCTGCTCTCCGGCCGTATCGTCGGCTCCTCGGGCACCTCGAACCCGCAGATCCGCTTCGGCGAGGATCTGATGAGCCGCGTCTCCTATGTGATGATGAATCCCGATGGCCGCGAGGCGATGACCAAGGCGGTGCGCGAGGCGGTCAACGGCCTGATCGGCAAGGTCTGCGCCGAAGGTGAGGTCGACCGCCACGACATCCTCGACATGGTCTTCGTCGGCAACCCGATCATGCACCACCTGTTCCTTGGCATCGACCCGACCGAGCTCGGCCAGGCGCCGTTTGCGCTCGCTGTCTCCGGCGCGCTGCAATATTGGGCGCACGAGATCGACATCGACGTCAACCGCGGCGCCCGGCTCTACATGCTGCCCTGCATCGCCGGCCATGTCGGCGCCGATGCCGCCGGCGCCACGCTGTCGGAAGGCCCTTACCGGCAGGACAAGATGATGCTGCTCGTCGATGTCGGCACCAATGCCGAGATCGTGCTCGGCAACAAGGATCGCGTCGTTGCCGCCTCCTCGCCCACCGGCCCGGCCTTCGAAGGGGCTGAAATCTCCTCCGGCCAGCGTGCCGCACCGGGCGCGATCGAGCGCGTGCGCATTGATCCCGAGACGCTCGAGCCGCGGTTCCGCGTCATCGGCGTCGACAAATGGTCTGATGAGGACGGCTTTGCCGAGGCGGCCGCCGCCGTTGGCGTCACCGGCATCTGCGGCTCGGCGATCATCGAAATCGTCGCGGAGATGTATCTCTCAGGCATCATCTCGCAGGATGGCGTCGTCGATGGCGCGATGGCGGCGAAAAGCCCGCGCATCATCCCGAACGGCCGCACCTTCTCCTACCTGCTGCACGAGGGCCAGCAGCGCATCACCGTGACGCAGAACGATATCCGCGCCATCCAGCTCGCCAAGGCGGCGCTCTATGCCGGCATCAAGCTGCTGATGGAAAAGCTGGATATCGACCATGTCGACACCATCCGCTTTGCCGGGGCCTTCGGTTCCTTCATCGATCCGAAATACGCCATGGTGCTGGGCCTGATCCCGGACTGCGACCTCGACGAGGTGAAGGCCGTCGGCAACGCCGCCGGCACCGGCGCGCTGATGGCGCTCCTGAACCGCGGCCACCGTCGCGAGATCGAGCAAACCGTCAGCAAAATCGAGAAGATAGAGACCGCTCTTGAATCAAAATTTCAGGAGCATTTCATCAACGCGATGGCAATGCCGAACAAGGTCGACGCCTTCCCGAAACTGTCTGCAGTCGTCACCCTGCCGGAGCGCAAGGTGGCGGCAGATGATGGCGAGGGCGGCGGCAGACGGCGGAGGCGTAGCCGGGAGTAG
- a CDS encoding methylenetetrahydrofolate reductase, with translation MSPDYNPYDPGAPLDPLPGHSSRGRLERVLRRGEFAVTAELNPPDSANPQDVYERAAIFDGWVDGINAVDASGANCHMSSVGICALLTRMGYAPIMQIACRDKNRIAIQGDVLGASAMGVQNVMCLTGDGVQAGDQPGAKPVFDLDCMSLLETVRIMRDNSKFLSGRKLTTPPQVFLGAAINPFAPPYDFRPYRLAKKIEAGAQFVQSQYCFDVPMFREYMKKVRDLGLHEKCFILVGVGPMASAKTARWIRSNVPGIHIPDSIITRLEGAQDQKKEGKQLCIDIINEVKEIEGVSGVHVMAYRQEEYVAEIVHESGVLKGRKPWKHETLPTDALVASRMEHIREGKEENQQEMAEAAAHHPH, from the coding sequence ATGAGCCCCGATTACAATCCATACGACCCCGGCGCGCCGCTCGATCCTCTGCCCGGCCACTCCTCGCGCGGACGGCTCGAGCGCGTTTTGCGTCGCGGCGAATTTGCCGTCACCGCCGAACTCAACCCGCCCGACAGCGCCAACCCGCAGGACGTCTACGAGCGCGCCGCAATCTTCGATGGCTGGGTCGACGGCATCAATGCGGTCGATGCCTCCGGCGCCAACTGCCACATGTCATCTGTCGGCATCTGCGCACTGCTGACGCGCATGGGCTATGCCCCGATCATGCAGATCGCCTGCCGCGACAAGAACCGCATCGCCATCCAGGGCGACGTGCTCGGCGCGTCCGCCATGGGCGTGCAGAACGTCATGTGCCTGACCGGCGACGGCGTGCAGGCCGGCGACCAGCCGGGCGCCAAGCCGGTGTTCGACCTCGACTGCATGTCGCTGCTCGAGACCGTGCGCATCATGCGCGACAATTCCAAGTTCCTCTCCGGCCGCAAGCTGACGACGCCGCCACAGGTGTTTCTCGGCGCCGCCATCAACCCCTTTGCGCCTCCCTACGACTTCCGCCCCTATCGGCTGGCCAAGAAGATCGAGGCCGGCGCGCAGTTCGTCCAGAGCCAGTACTGCTTCGACGTGCCGATGTTCCGCGAATACATGAAGAAGGTGCGCGATCTCGGCCTGCACGAAAAATGCTTCATCCTCGTCGGCGTCGGACCGATGGCGTCGGCGAAAACCGCCCGCTGGATCCGCTCCAACGTGCCGGGCATCCACATTCCCGACAGCATCATCACGCGGCTGGAAGGTGCGCAGGATCAGAAAAAGGAAGGTAAGCAGCTCTGCATCGACATCATCAACGAGGTCAAGGAGATCGAAGGCGTCTCCGGCGTCCACGTCATGGCCTATCGCCAGGAAGAATATGTCGCAGAGATCGTGCATGAATCGGGCGTGTTGAAGGGTCGCAAGCCCTGGAAACACGAAACGCTGCCGACCGATGCGCTTGTCGCCTCCCGCATGGAGCACATTCGCGAAGGCAAGGAAGAAAACCAGCAGGAGATGGCCGAGGCCGCGGCCCACCATCCCCACTGA
- a CDS encoding VIT1/CCC1 transporter family protein, whose amino-acid sequence MARDDQSRRILDPIDRLSEIIFGLLMALSFTGTMSAAVGGGEKVNAVLVAAFGCNLAWGIVDGVMHVVTTAVERVRRRGLVDALQREPLDRARQIFLDNLPDDIRLVSAQSEIEALLLRVRALPSNGQHSVVTGGDLKAALAIFALVVISTLPPSIPFLFIEQIDVAMRVSNAIALIMLFIVGARLGSYMGRSPWPMAFAMAAIGAVLVAVTIALGG is encoded by the coding sequence ATGGCGCGAGATGACCAGTCGCGACGCATTTTGGATCCGATCGATCGCCTCTCGGAGATCATTTTCGGGCTGCTGATGGCGCTGTCCTTCACCGGTACGATGAGTGCGGCCGTCGGTGGCGGCGAGAAAGTGAATGCGGTGCTTGTCGCCGCTTTCGGCTGCAATCTGGCCTGGGGCATCGTCGATGGCGTCATGCATGTGGTAACGACCGCGGTCGAGCGGGTGCGACGTCGCGGCCTGGTCGACGCTCTGCAGCGCGAACCTCTCGATCGCGCCCGCCAGATCTTTCTCGACAACCTCCCTGATGATATCAGGTTGGTGTCAGCGCAAAGCGAAATCGAGGCGCTGCTTCTGCGCGTACGGGCCTTGCCGTCCAACGGTCAGCATTCCGTGGTCACAGGCGGAGACCTCAAGGCCGCGCTTGCCATCTTCGCGCTCGTCGTCATCTCGACGCTGCCGCCGAGCATTCCCTTCCTGTTCATCGAGCAGATCGACGTCGCCATGCGCGTTTCGAACGCCATCGCGCTCATCATGCTTTTTATCGTCGGAGCACGGCTCGGCAGCTATATGGGGCGAAGCCCCTGGCCGATGGCCTTCGCCATGGCAGCGATCGGTGCCGTACTTGTCGCAGTGACGATCGCGCTTGGTGGGTAG
- a CDS encoding methylenetetrahydrofolate reductase C-terminal domain-containing protein, which yields MAEPKLAGAAEAKIVKGNAAPAAKAATGAYTPAGVSPSRRSRHKYTVRLWAVRHSRFLEWFYNRFADLFLLLHPLWNAIGYGRVERPVTFVERHVKGFLFDCRMCGQCALSSTGMSCPMNCPKQLRNGPCGGVRANGNCEVEPDMPCVWVQAWKGSQNMTKGDAIMNVQKPVNQSLRETSSWLRVTAEAAARREAQAKENQA from the coding sequence ATGGCTGAGCCGAAGCTCGCAGGTGCAGCGGAGGCGAAGATCGTCAAGGGCAATGCCGCGCCTGCCGCCAAGGCCGCGACCGGCGCCTATACCCCCGCCGGCGTTTCGCCGAGCCGCCGCTCGCGCCACAAATATACCGTCCGCCTCTGGGCCGTGCGCCATTCGCGCTTCCTCGAATGGTTCTACAACCGCTTTGCCGATCTCTTCCTGCTGTTGCACCCGCTGTGGAACGCAATTGGCTACGGCCGCGTCGAGCGGCCGGTGACCTTCGTCGAACGCCACGTCAAAGGCTTTCTTTTCGACTGTCGCATGTGCGGCCAGTGCGCGCTGTCGTCGACCGGCATGTCCTGCCCGATGAACTGTCCGAAGCAGCTGCGCAACGGCCCCTGCGGCGGCGTCAGGGCCAACGGCAATTGCGAGGTCGAGCCGGATATGCCCTGCGTCTGGGTGCAGGCGTGGAAAGGTTCGCAGAACATGACGAAGGGCGATGCGATCATGAACGTGCAGAAGCCGGTCAACCAGTCGCTGCGCGAGACCTCGTCGTGGCTGCGGGTGACGGCGGAAGCCGCCGCCCGCCGCGAAGCCCAGGCAAAAGAGAACCAGGCATGA
- a CDS encoding SRPBCC family protein, with amino-acid sequence MHHIEPAPVRKTVTVRATPERAFDIFVAGMGEWWLKSHSLTASGQRTVVVEPFAGGRWYEIGNGGEEKEWGRVLACERPRRILLAWQLNADWVFDPEFETAVEVIFEPAVDGGTTVLLEHRDLANYGAKANEARVALDSEDGWTGLLGAFAARAA; translated from the coding sequence ATGCATCACATCGAGCCTGCCCCTGTGCGCAAAACCGTGACAGTCCGCGCGACGCCGGAGCGCGCCTTCGACATCTTCGTCGCCGGCATGGGCGAATGGTGGCTGAAGAGCCATAGCCTGACGGCAAGCGGACAGAGGACCGTCGTGGTCGAGCCGTTTGCGGGCGGCCGCTGGTACGAAATCGGCAATGGCGGCGAGGAGAAGGAATGGGGGCGGGTGCTTGCCTGCGAGCGGCCGAGGCGCATCCTCCTTGCCTGGCAACTGAATGCCGACTGGGTGTTCGATCCGGAGTTTGAGACCGCGGTGGAGGTCATCTTCGAGCCCGCAGTCGATGGCGGCACCACCGTACTGCTCGAACATCGCGATCTCGCCAATTATGGTGCGAAGGCGAATGAAGCCCGCGTGGCGCTTGATTCAGAAGATGGATGGACGGGACTGCTGGGGGCATTTGCGGCGAGGGCCGCGTGA